A window of Felis catus isolate Fca126 chromosome A3, F.catus_Fca126_mat1.0, whole genome shotgun sequence genomic DNA:
agtttattttttttttcattcatgtcCGTCACTTCTTACTAAATTTTACTAATTTCATTGTGTTCATACTGTTAATTTTTCACCCAAatttaggttttatttctttcagataCATATCtagtttatgttttttaagatttGCTATTTTGgacaatttttcagttttatagtgGATTGAatagtattttcttctaaaactccTGTAGTAAGCAGTTTTGTGGATTTAAAAATCTCTTGTGTCATACTGATATGAGAGAGCAAGCATATGggtaatttttaattctatacaTCTGGAGACTTGACACTTCTTAGGGTATGTCTAATTCTCTACAATTTCCTGAGCatgtgtggtatttttttttttttttttttacaaacccATTTTAACAAAcctaagcaaaacaaaattggACAGGCAGTCCCATTAGAAGCCATTACTATATCCCTTCCATTGGAAAGGAAAACTGGAAGTTGATAATGTTTTCTCTGGTTCATTTTCAGACTTGTTCACTCTATAGACTTTATTGTGTTAGTCAGAATTTATAGAGCCGCTGGGCATTTTTTGCATAAAATTggcacattttgttttatttttctaggcaACAGCTGAAGCTAATAATCTTGCTGCGGTAGCAGGAGCAAGAGAGATCTATTGCAAAAGTATGGAGCAGGTTTGTAACCAACATTTACATTTGACACTAAAGTGAGACAGAGGATTTTTACAgttaaataattgaaataatttgtGCTCCTTACGTGCTGTCACAATACATCATTCACTGATTCCCCTTCATCATCTCTGCTGGaaataactaagaaaataattctcatGTTTAGAGTGCACGATATAGGTGGCAAGTTACTACGTAAATCGTACTAAAATAGGTTTGACGCATGATTCAGAGTGCTCTTATTAGCAGCTTCTGATGTAATATTAGTTTAAGGCCAATGACAACTTCTGTGCTAAACTTGCTAACTAGAACGTTAAAGGACCTTTTTTATGTGTTCTCTTTTACCCACTCTCTGCCCAGAGTCTTGTGAAGTCgggtacagatttttttttttttttgtctttactgGTATTAGTCATACTTGGAGAATTTATTTTACCCGAGTCCATTACACATACAAGAAATAGGTTATGATTATGTACGAGATATTATGAACAAGTTTAAAACTGAACCATGTAGATGGCTTGACTTTTTGAGACTAAAAACTGTGAACCGGGAATGTTTTTTAAGTGTGAATTGTTTCTAGCCAGTAATCTGTCTTGTACTCCTCTGTACAGGTATGTGGTGGGGACAAGCCTTACATTGCACCTTCAGATCTGGAGCGAAAACACCTGGATCTCAAGGAAGTGGCGATCAAACAGTTTCGTTCAGTAAAAAAAATGGGCGGAGATGAATTCTGCCATCGTTATCAGGACCAGCTTGAAGCTGAAATTGAAGAAACCTATGCAAACTTGATAAAGCACAATGATGGCAAAAACATCTTCTATGCTGCTCGTACCCCGGCCACACTGTTTGCAGTCATGTTTGCTATGTACATAATCTCAGGACTGACCGGCTTCATTGGCCTAAACTCTATAGCCGTCTTGTGTAACCTTGTCATGGGGTTAGCGCTGACATCTCTTTGTACTTGGGCATATGTAAAATACTCTGGGGAGTTCAGAGAAATTGGAACAATGATTGATCAGATTGCTGAAACACTATGGGAACAGGTTGGTATCTATCTTTTGGTTTTTCAGTGACTAATCTCATCCCTGTGACATTTCCCTACCCTTCTCCTGCAGCATTCGCACACCTCCTTTTCCTTTATATGAGGAATGTCAAAaggatgttttctgttttgtttggttatGGTTGTGTAATCTGAATATAAAGTATGaactgagtaatttttttttcttaaagtcataATTTTAGTGTGCTTTGATTGGCTTAAGTCTGTAATATCTTTGGATAGATTCTTAGTCAGAGGCCTGATTATACCAGACAATGGGCAGGGCCAGAGTCTCTACGGACTTTTTtcttagaggaaagaaaatataatcagtgtaagaaagaaatttggaagtGCAGTGctttaagaaagcaaaagaagtGTCTTATTAACCCTGGCAAGAAGCAATTCATGCCTATATTTGAGGGAAAATATTGATATTCAGGTCTTTGTTGCCTTCCGTGAAGATAGTGGTGATTTACTGATGGAACAACCTGATAGGGATTTCCTTTACCAAAGGAATTTTGTTTGCTGTCCGTACTGTGGAAACactaatgaacaaaacaaagcgCCACAAACAGAGAACCAGCTTCTCTTAATCGTAATCTTTGACTTCAACCAGAATTCAAATCATAATCTTTTACCTCAAACCAGAATTCAAAGTCGGGCCTGACAAGAATCTACTAAGGGAAGCCATGTTGAATGTCCACCTGTGTCCTGGAATTCCCCGGGTTCAGAAAATTCCGTTCAAGGATGTTGTCATTAAAATGATCATCGTGAAATACTTGAGCATCATGTCAAGGATCAGAATGAAAGCTGCAGTTAGTATTGATGGACAGCATAATAGGCATTTTCAGATACCACTTCTGGGCTTATTTGGAGGTCTAGGACATGCAGGTCCATGTTGGTTTTGCCTTTAAATTTAAAGACGGAAGAAGTAAATCATTTTTTGATGAAGGTTGATTGGGCATTGACTTTTCTTGTAACGGTGTCATTATTTTATGAAGTGACCCGCCATATTAGTTTggattttgtatttattctttagagAAATTTGGATCTGATTTGGAAGCTTGTGTTTggatatttgttaaatttaacccttcatttaaaaaaaaaacctcactctTGATATTCCTTTGATATCTTCTAATAGAGGATGGATTAAAAGCTATTGCAGCctcgcttttttaaaaaaaaattctctacttAAAATTGTGGACCATCACTAATTTTCTGCAGCATGAATTTTAATCATTGTGCGATGTCTTCATTTGAAAACCAGTCATCCTCCTATATCATGCTCCGGTAGCACTGATTCTAGGACTTTAGAGGTGCCATTATTACAAAACAATTAAGTGGAAGAGTCTAAAGTGTAAAATTACCAGCGTAGTTGAGGTAGGTTGATCACTAGTCAGAGAAGATATGTGCTGTGTCAACAAACCTTGCCTAAATCTTcttgcatttctcttttcttttgcttcagaGGAGTCCCAGGAAGGTGAGAAACTCACAGTCGCAGATTCTTGTAGTCTTAAACGCTTTAACTTCAAGGCGCTCTGAGTCATTGTCCTAACGAGTCACTCCATGTTTTAGGTGTTTTCCAAACTGTTTGAAGTTACTAGACGTCGAATGGTCCGTCGTGCTCTTTCATCAGCACAGCGACAGAGACTGTCATCCAacaataacaagaagaaaaattagacagtatttttaacttttttctctatCTGAAGTTGTTCACCCTTAAACATGTAGGACAATAAGCAGGACCGTCTGGGCCGGTCTGCATAAATGCTGTATACTTACCAGATTTGATGCTGCATAGAGGGTATGGAATCGCACGTCCATCTCATAGGAATTGTAAATGGTTTGAGTAGGAGGAAAGTAATTTTTGTTGCATTATAAGATGTCTAACTGCATTATTTGTAGCATCATAGCTTTTTTGGGGAGaagcatcttttttatttcccacaTTCCTGgttattttcttcattgctttgaattgaatttttatatctatttttctatGTACCTCTTTTTTTAcctcatgtttttatttgttttgcacATCTCTCATACCACAGGTATTGAAGCCCCTGGGTGATAATTTGATGGAGGAAAACATAAGGCAGTCTGTCACAAACTCTATCAAAGCAGGCCTGACTGACCAGGTGTCTCATCATGCCAGATTAAAGACAGACTGACAGTTCATCTCCTCATGGACTCCACTCTCCCTTTTTTTCATGCTTGCTGTACAATgagaactcaaataaaaataaaccaaagtttACAATCAACTGTAGAAGTAGTTTAGTATAACTGGCTTCACAGATGGCTGCCACAGAGTGTGAAAATTGTTTGTTGGTTTTAAGCATTCTGTTCTTGGCTCCTAAGACATGGAGATTGGCTGAGGAGCATTAGTTTATCATGCACATTTGtgccatgtttctttctttctttcttcctttcttttttttttttttcctttttacttaatCTAATGTTAATGAAATTTGTCTTATGTAAAAGGATATTTCagggaaatattttaagaaatctatTTAGAGTCTCTTTAACACCAGTGTcccattgaaattttaatttctagtgAAGTTATGAATCACTGTATCACGAATCAGATCGGGATGACAATGAAGCCTTTATTGAGCCACTACATTAAAAGTATATATTGCTTTACTGCCTTCAATACCAGTATTACATAAATGCATGTGTCAGAAGTCTCACAGAAATTACATGACAACTCTTGTAGCTAAGAAAGTGATTCTGAGGTGTACATTTgtcttgcctttttaaatttataaacctGCCCTAAAAGGAGATGCATATCTGGGAAACTGAACTGTCTTTATTCAGTTTAGCCTTCGTGTACATAAAATATGCCATTAATTTTATTGGGGGAGAAATTCCATCCAAAAATGTTGCCTACAGCTATGAGTTCAGAGTGTCTGTACAGTGtgtagcttttattttctaaaaccacAGATAGGGCATGtatatgaattataaatatataaatacgaTTTTGTATTAAAAGTTTTGTAGTTTATGGCAAAATCTGGTTCTGTGGTAGGCTAAGTGCAGTCCCTGTGAAGGAATGTTTGTGGCTCATGTCAGTGTGTGAATGCATAGACAATTTGAAGTTTTTGATATATTTGTGATATTTATCTTCCTTGAGCACTGCAgtctccccccccaacccccccaagGGAATTCAGTGGGAATGTTTATCGTGACTTTGTCCTCTGttgcattttaaagttatttcctgtaatttattttcagtacataattaaaaatttgttgtatatataaaatgaaacttgtgattcttttttaagGAATCCTTCAAGTATGTATTCCATTACATAAACCATATTTGTTTATACtgaaaagagcatgagcaggaaacaCCCAAGTGAGAGCTCTAAGGTATTGTACCCAAAGCTAAGCTTGTAAAACTCACttttctttgtctgtctctgttaGGGAAAACTGAACTGTGATTAGCCTAGGTGTAGCTGgggatttgttcatttcttttctccctctttctctctttctccctttctctttctctttctttctttttctttctttttctttctttctctttcttttctttctttctttctttctttctttctttctttctttctttctttctttccttccttccttccttccttccttcctttttctttttctttttctttttcttttttctttttctttttctttttctttttctttttctttttctttttctttttctttttctttctttctttctttctttctttctttctttctttctttctttctttctttctttctttctttctttctttctttccttccttccttccttccttccttccttcctccctccctccctccctccctccctccctccctccctccctccctccctcccttcctttcttttcttgttacaTGTAAGGCTAACATTTTTGCAATTCTTTTGTAGCCTTCTTTATAAACACCTATTAAAGTACCT
This region includes:
- the ATL2 gene encoding atlastin-2 isoform X5, which produces MDTQGAFDSQSTIKDCATVFALSTMTSSVQVYNLSQNIQEDDLQHLQLFTEYGRLAMEEIYQKPFQTLMFLIRDWSYPYEHSYGLEGGKQFLEKRLQVKQNQHEELQNVRKHIHNCFSNLGCFLLPHPGLKVATNPSFDGRLKDIDEDFKRELRNLVPLLLAPENLVEKEISGSKVTCRDLVEYFKAYIKIYQGEELPHPKSMLQATAEANNLAAVAGAREIYCKSMEQVCGGDKPYIAPSDLERKHLDLKEVAIKQFRSVKKMGGDEFCHRYQDQLEAEIEETYANLIKHNDGKNIFYAARTPATLFAVMFAMYIISGLTGFIGLNSIAVLCNLVMGLALTSLCTWAYVKYSGEFREIGTMIDQIAETLWEQRSPRKVFSKLFEVTRRRMVRRALSSAQRQRLSSNNNKKKN